The nucleotide window AGGTCGAGGAGCATGCCGACCCGAAAGGCTTTCTCTATGCCCTGTTAACTCCCATCTCCTGGAGCCTTGCCATAACCTTAATGGACTGGCTCTCTAACAGGATGAGCCCCCTCACCTTGGCAGGACTTAGAATGATCTACGCCGCCCTCGGTCTCACACTCGTCTCGTGGAGATATATAGACGAAATAAAGGGCTTCTCAAAGAGGGAGCTCTCCGTTGTGGGACCTGCCGGTCTCTTGGGCCTTGTCATTGCCCAATACACCTTCGTAAAATCGGTCGCTCTTGTCGGCTCTCAAATTGCGACTCCTGTCACGGCGATAAACCCCATAGTGTCCACGACCCTCGCGGTGGGATTCCTTGGAGAACCTCCCAATAAGAAGATACTCATTGGCCTAATACTTGTCGTGATTGGAATAGTCCTGATAACGTCATGAGCCTTTGAGGTCAACCTCCTTTACGAGCCTGACTATGAATGTCTTCCCGACCTTCTCCCTCTCCACGAGCCCCTTTCTCTCTAGCTCTTGAATTATCCTGCTCACAGTGGGTCTCGAATAGCCGACGAGCTCGGGAAGGTCTTCCTGCTTTATTGTCCCGCCATTCTCAACTATAGCCCTGATAACGGCTATTTCCTTCTCGC belongs to Pyrococcus yayanosii CH1 and includes:
- a CDS encoding DMT family transporter, which translates into the protein MILGILLALISAFAWGISSVLIKVGLRKKSPVSANLVRLYVAALTYLIIFYLNGSYGEIASLPFCNHVIAFISAQFGFVIGDYFYFSALKRLGVSRVVPITSTYPLWTILWVHLFLGRTITLNVVVGAILIVAALWIVRKAEVEEHADPKGFLYALLTPISWSLAITLMDWLSNRMSPLTLAGLRMIYAALGLTLVSWRYIDEIKGFSKRELSVVGPAGLLGLVIAQYTFVKSVALVGSQIATPVTAINPIVSTTLAVGFLGEPPNKKILIGLILVVIGIVLITS